In Candidatus Polarisedimenticolia bacterium, the DNA window CCTCTTCCCTCGTGGGCGCTGCCGAGCCAGTTCGAGCGATCCTGGCGCTCGTGGCAGGAGAGGCAGATCGCGTTGACCTCCACCGGCCGCAGGAGCCGCGGATTGCGGATCTTCGTCTTGTCCCCTTCGGCGGCGTGGGCGGCTCCCGGGCCGTGGCAGGTCTCGCAGCCGACCGCTCCGTCCCAATTCGCGACCCCGGTCTTCCCGTGGGGATTCCTCTTCAGTCCCGTCGCCATGTCCTCATGGCACGTGGCGCACGTCTCCTTGCCGACAAACTCGGAATGGCCCGGCGGTGGTGCGGTGCTGGGAGGCTCCGGCGGTTTGGCGGGCTCCTGCTCCTGGGTGGGCTGCTGCTCCTGGCCGCGCGCGGGCTGGAGGGAGTCCCAGCACGTCAGGCCGACGATGAAAGCCGGGACGACGATCCGCGCGAACCCCCGGAAAGGCATGACCGCGCTCCTTGAGATTGAGTGATAACCCCTAGTGCTGGAGGGAATATGCCACGGAGAATACAGCCGTTCCATCCTGCATTTGCATCAATTGCATCGGTTCGTATGGTGCGATTGCATTAGAGAACGGGGATTTCGAAGAGCTGCCTCTTGAAGGCGTAGGAAACTGCCTCGGCTTTGGAATGCACTTCGAGCTTCTTGAGGATGTTCTGGGTGTGGTTGCGGGCCGTGGAGGCGGAAATGTGAAGCGCGGCGGCGATCCCGGGAGTGGATTGGCCGGCCGCCAGCATCGCGAGAACTTCGACCTCCCGCGGCGTAAGGGTGCGGATCCGCGAATCGACGGAAGCGCGCGCGGCTTCCTGCACGGAGCGCGGCGGCGGAGAGATCTCCTCGCGGGCCTCCGGCATCAATGGCGGCAGCGGGTTGAGGATGTGCACCAGGAGGAAGTCGCCCGGAGCGTTCATCGCGAGATGCAGGATCGACACGTCGACGCTGACGG includes these proteins:
- a CDS encoding LuxR C-terminal-related transcriptional regulator → MKRVVPIIAPLVRLLTDSPNPLFITDPRNRIVLWNAAAERMLGYTAEEAIGASCVALLHGCDLHENHYCSENCPINQMAAHDRVIRPFVLRFRASDSSTVSVDVSILHLAMNAPGDFLLVHILNPLPPLMPEAREEISPPPRSVQEAARASVDSRIRTLTPREVEVLAMLAAGQSTPGIAAALHISASTARNHTQNILKKLEVHSKAEAVSYAFKRQLFEIPVL